A genomic stretch from Telmatocola sphagniphila includes:
- a CDS encoding RNA polymerase sigma factor — MDENQARTVVRGLREGHTHAWQSLYDCYAPRVWHGVARLLGSQSADIGDVVQESLMAAARSIRTYDESKGTLWVWLWGITRLQVSLHFRKCQQQARLNRPEWLAASQGRLARWLEGNDSLAPDLLESAELQQLVRTVLIELPDDYAELLIAKYLEDEPILVIAERERTTETAVRSKLARAREAFRGIFKKLTGETMTDAEACHEHT; from the coding sequence ATGGATGAGAACCAGGCACGTACGGTTGTTCGAGGACTGCGGGAGGGGCATACCCACGCCTGGCAGTCCTTGTACGATTGCTACGCACCGCGAGTCTGGCACGGCGTGGCCCGCTTATTAGGCTCCCAATCAGCGGATATTGGGGACGTGGTTCAGGAATCTTTGATGGCCGCCGCCCGTTCCATTCGAACATACGACGAATCGAAAGGAACTCTTTGGGTCTGGCTCTGGGGCATTACTCGACTGCAGGTGTCCCTGCACTTCCGAAAGTGCCAACAGCAGGCCCGATTGAATCGGCCCGAATGGCTAGCGGCCAGTCAAGGGCGACTGGCTCGCTGGTTGGAAGGAAATGATTCTCTCGCCCCCGATCTGCTGGAATCGGCCGAGTTGCAGCAACTCGTCCGAACCGTTTTGATCGAGTTGCCCGACGATTACGCGGAATTGTTGATTGCGAAATATTTAGAGGATGAACCCATTCTCGTCATTGCGGAACGGGAGCGAACCACCGAAACGGCCGTGCGCTCCAAACTGGCTCGCGCCCGGGAAGCCTTTCGAGGGATTTTCAAAAAGCTCACGGGCGAGACCATGACTGATGCTGAGGCTTGCCATGAACATACCTGA
- a CDS encoding ATP-binding cassette domain-containing protein: protein MIHAKGLARSFQTKRGTVEAVRGVDFQVSAGEIVGFLGPNGAGKTTTLRLLTTLLRPTSGTAEVAGCNLISDPEAVRCKIGYVAQGGSAAPDATVTEELIYQARLYRINKTEAARRAEQLCKELDLAGLESRRSSTLSGGQRRRLDIALGLVHSPPLVFLDEPTVGLDPQARANLWDHIRRLRDKSNTTIFLTTHYLDEADALCDRILVIDHGKIVAEGTPEELKRQVSGDVIHVELSSELEKARKICSALPGIRKAVLSEETLHLNVDDGGQAMMNVLRALDTAQVPLTSIQLSRPTLDDVFLTLTGRSLRDDEIAKTGK from the coding sequence ATGATTCATGCCAAGGGTCTGGCGCGATCCTTCCAGACCAAACGGGGAACGGTCGAAGCAGTTCGCGGAGTGGATTTCCAGGTTTCGGCCGGGGAGATTGTCGGTTTCCTGGGCCCCAACGGCGCCGGGAAAACCACTACGCTCCGACTCCTCACCACCTTGCTCCGTCCCACCTCAGGGACAGCGGAGGTTGCGGGCTGTAATCTAATTTCGGACCCGGAAGCCGTTCGCTGCAAGATAGGCTATGTCGCGCAAGGAGGTTCTGCCGCTCCGGACGCCACGGTAACGGAAGAGTTGATTTATCAGGCTCGGCTGTACCGCATCAATAAAACCGAAGCGGCCCGGCGAGCCGAACAACTTTGTAAAGAGTTGGACCTGGCCGGTCTCGAATCTCGGCGTAGCAGCACACTCTCGGGAGGCCAACGACGTCGGCTCGACATCGCTTTGGGTTTAGTTCACAGTCCACCACTGGTGTTTCTCGACGAACCGACCGTTGGCCTGGACCCACAGGCTCGGGCTAATCTTTGGGACCACATTCGCCGGTTACGCGACAAATCGAATACGACGATCTTTCTCACCACCCACTATCTCGATGAAGCCGACGCTCTCTGCGATCGGATACTAGTTATCGATCACGGCAAGATCGTGGCCGAAGGCACTCCAGAGGAATTGAAACGACAGGTCTCCGGTGATGTCATCCACGTTGAACTCTCTTCCGAGCTGGAAAAAGCTCGAAAAATTTGTTCCGCTCTACCCGGTATCCGAAAAGCAGTTCTCTCGGAAGAAACCTTGCACCTGAACGTGGACGACGGTGGTCAAGCGATGATGAATGTTCTGCGAGCTCTGGATACTGCTCAGGTGCCTTTAACTTCCATCCAGTTATCGAGGCCGACGCTCGACGACGTCTTTTTGACGCTCACCGGTCGATCGCTTCGAGACGACGAGATCGCAAAGACCGGCAAGTAA
- a CDS encoding ABC transporter permease: METVRDISLVFQRHVYQALRNPVLMIIGLIQPILYLCLFAPLLIGFAGKPGFPQGDSLQIYVPGLLVQLGLFGTTFAGFGIISEWRMGLLERMRVTPVSRLALLLGRVLRDAFVLELQTLVLIIAAFAFGLRAPIAGVLASLILVGLLAITAASLSYAVALTVKSENAFAPILNITTIPLLLLSGILLPMSLAPSWLDTLSRLNPLRYLVEAIRELFLGNYFSDRVFLGAGLIAVLAVVAVAIGTRKFRLENA; encoded by the coding sequence ATGGAAACCGTGCGCGATATCTCTCTAGTTTTTCAACGCCATGTCTATCAGGCTCTGCGCAATCCGGTGCTGATGATAATCGGCCTGATTCAACCAATTCTCTATCTCTGTCTGTTTGCCCCTTTATTGATCGGATTTGCGGGGAAACCGGGCTTTCCTCAAGGCGATTCCCTGCAGATTTACGTACCAGGTCTTCTCGTTCAGTTGGGACTATTCGGTACGACTTTCGCCGGGTTTGGGATCATCAGTGAATGGCGGATGGGATTGCTGGAACGCATGCGAGTGACCCCGGTGAGTCGCCTGGCGCTTTTGCTAGGGCGTGTTCTACGAGATGCTTTCGTTCTCGAGTTGCAAACTCTCGTTTTGATCATTGCGGCCTTCGCTTTTGGGCTGCGAGCACCGATCGCCGGCGTACTGGCGAGTTTGATTTTAGTCGGATTGCTGGCAATTACCGCGGCATCACTTTCCTACGCCGTCGCGTTGACTGTAAAATCGGAGAATGCCTTTGCCCCGATCCTGAACATCACCACCATCCCCCTTCTTTTACTGTCTGGCATCTTATTGCCAATGTCCCTAGCCCCTTCCTGGCTGGATACCCTTTCGCGTCTCAATCCGCTCAGATATTTAGTCGAGGCGATTCGGGAATTGTTTTTGGGCAATTATTTCAGCGATCGGGTCTTTCTGGGCGCGGGGCTGATCGCGGTTTTAGCAGTGGTCGCCGTGGCGATCGGTACCCGCAAGTTCCGCTTGGAAAATGCTTAA
- a CDS encoding acyl-CoA desaturase — MPELSEILVAERKSDFSSFEVPPQKVTLGVRLLTLVAIIVPLLGVMAAPFFVWGWGFGWTDLGLLLGMYTVSALGITIGFHRLFVHRSFETYVWIKFLWAIFGSMAIQGALFQWVGMHRRHHKFSDRPEDPHTPHHHGKGFLGLLKGFWHAHIGWFFNADPADFEHYIKDLKNIRSLRIANDLFPLWVALSLILPAVLGGIISSSWMGAWTGFIWGGLVRIFLVHHITWSVNSACHLWGMQPYHSDDESRNNIFFGILAMGEGWHNTHHAFPTSVRHGLSWWQIDTSYWVIRMMAFLGLAWNLKLPSKEAQRKERRITAKS; from the coding sequence ATGCCAGAACTTTCTGAAATCCTAGTAGCCGAGCGAAAATCGGACTTTAGCTCTTTCGAAGTACCTCCTCAAAAAGTGACTCTCGGGGTCCGGTTATTGACCTTAGTCGCAATCATTGTTCCGTTGCTGGGAGTGATGGCCGCTCCATTTTTTGTCTGGGGCTGGGGATTCGGCTGGACAGACTTGGGCCTGCTATTGGGTATGTACACTGTTTCCGCATTGGGAATCACAATCGGTTTTCATCGTCTTTTCGTGCATCGATCTTTTGAAACCTATGTCTGGATAAAGTTCCTCTGGGCGATTTTCGGCTCCATGGCGATTCAGGGAGCTTTATTCCAGTGGGTCGGCATGCATCGCAGGCATCACAAGTTCAGCGACCGGCCGGAAGACCCCCATACGCCGCACCATCATGGGAAGGGATTTTTGGGTTTGCTCAAAGGTTTTTGGCACGCTCATATCGGCTGGTTTTTTAATGCCGATCCGGCCGATTTCGAACACTATATCAAGGATTTAAAGAACATCCGGAGTCTTCGGATCGCGAATGATTTGTTTCCGCTCTGGGTGGCTTTGAGCCTGATTTTGCCTGCGGTGCTCGGTGGAATCATTTCCTCGAGTTGGATGGGGGCCTGGACCGGATTTATATGGGGGGGCCTGGTTCGCATTTTCCTGGTGCATCACATCACCTGGAGCGTCAATTCCGCATGTCATCTGTGGGGGATGCAACCGTATCACAGTGACGATGAGAGTCGGAATAATATCTTCTTCGGCATCCTGGCCATGGGGGAGGGCTGGCACAATACGCACCATGCCTTTCCCACCTCGGTTCGCCACGGATTAAGCTGGTGGCAGATCGATACCAGTTACTGGGTGATCCGAATGATGGCCTTTTTGGGTTTGGCTTGGAATCTCAAGCTTCCTTCCAAAGAGGCCCAGAGGAAAGAAAGACGAATTACCGCAAAGAGTTAA
- a CDS encoding DUF4129 domain-containing protein: protein MRPFPKPAATEETGPGVADYVVTALSPMLIMGVVGSLVFFLAEIFYAGKYESNLLYTLFFFVFGIVLVCRISIVVDPARSTMYGLALSGASLVALIAYVKYPPDTLAGKLSILINCGLLLIVWWTSHKLVRDCTHIDERRESADRGLLSAVGFEGKKLHEEEEEPVEPEPGHDNPYTPSLSWWERYQEYRKRKESKPHTPGTTIIYFAMAALPIFGLGQSLIPPGEGARRSFVFQLAAVYVACSLGLLLTTSFLGVRRYIRQRDLTMPKAMTGIWLGIGAVLIAGFIVVSAILPRPYSETPLVKLDFLNSTERNASKNAVRRSGDAGKGEGRTGEQTKAGDGSATAKKGNPGGKGEKGESKEGSGDKEGKSGNSRGDQNKGNQNQSDDSKDQKNGPNAAKKGEQGQPNPGEKGQQTRNEQKGSKDQNSNEQQKTTQNRDSNQDRDRDSFEQFQQNQLGKVFQNIAAFLKWIVFAVVLLIVLFIIAYFVLKNIAPFTKWAQSLLARIQGFLDRLFGRGAAKSIEKERPVEEPKITFAQFSNPFEDGSARSRSTETLIRYTFSAMEAWASDREAARSVDETPLEFAGRIQNQFPDLDPQALRLAVLIARLEYAQGNLPTNSKDALKNIWAQMVS, encoded by the coding sequence ATGCGACCTTTCCCCAAACCCGCCGCGACCGAGGAAACCGGACCCGGCGTGGCAGATTACGTGGTTACTGCCTTAAGCCCGATGCTGATCATGGGAGTGGTCGGCAGCCTCGTGTTTTTCCTGGCGGAAATTTTCTACGCGGGAAAGTATGAAAGCAACCTGCTTTACACGCTTTTTTTCTTCGTCTTCGGGATAGTGCTGGTCTGCCGGATATCGATTGTTGTGGATCCCGCCCGGTCAACCATGTATGGGCTGGCATTGAGTGGGGCCTCCCTCGTTGCGCTCATCGCCTATGTCAAATATCCACCGGATACCCTGGCCGGTAAGCTATCTATCCTAATCAATTGCGGTCTGCTGCTGATCGTCTGGTGGACCTCTCACAAACTGGTCCGGGACTGCACTCACATAGACGAACGGCGGGAATCAGCCGACAGGGGCTTGCTTTCTGCCGTGGGATTCGAAGGCAAGAAATTGCATGAAGAAGAGGAAGAGCCTGTCGAACCGGAGCCGGGGCACGACAATCCCTATACACCATCCTTGAGTTGGTGGGAACGATACCAGGAGTATCGCAAAAGGAAGGAATCAAAGCCGCATACGCCCGGGACGACCATCATCTACTTTGCGATGGCCGCGTTACCGATTTTCGGCTTGGGCCAGTCTCTGATTCCTCCCGGGGAAGGGGCTCGACGAAGCTTCGTTTTCCAGCTGGCGGCGGTCTACGTGGCCTGTTCGCTAGGACTTCTACTCACCACCAGCTTTTTGGGCGTCCGCCGGTACATTCGCCAGCGTGATCTCACCATGCCCAAGGCCATGACGGGGATTTGGCTGGGAATTGGGGCCGTATTGATTGCCGGCTTCATTGTCGTGTCGGCGATTCTGCCGCGCCCTTATTCCGAAACTCCGCTCGTTAAGCTCGATTTTTTGAATTCCACGGAACGGAATGCTTCCAAGAATGCAGTTCGTCGTAGTGGCGATGCCGGCAAAGGGGAAGGCCGAACCGGCGAACAGACAAAAGCCGGTGATGGTTCAGCAACCGCCAAAAAAGGCAACCCGGGAGGCAAAGGGGAAAAAGGCGAATCCAAGGAAGGCAGCGGCGACAAAGAGGGAAAATCGGGGAATAGTCGCGGCGATCAGAACAAAGGAAATCAAAATCAATCGGACGATTCAAAAGATCAAAAAAATGGTCCGAACGCGGCGAAGAAAGGCGAGCAGGGGCAACCCAACCCGGGGGAGAAAGGGCAGCAGACCCGGAATGAGCAGAAGGGCTCCAAAGATCAAAATTCGAACGAACAACAAAAGACGACTCAAAATCGCGATAGCAATCAGGACCGCGACCGGGACAGCTTCGAACAGTTTCAACAGAACCAGTTAGGCAAAGTATTCCAGAATATCGCGGCCTTCCTGAAGTGGATTGTTTTCGCGGTCGTGCTGCTGATAGTTCTCTTCATTATCGCTTATTTCGTGCTGAAAAATATCGCTCCGTTTACTAAATGGGCTCAAAGTCTACTCGCTCGAATCCAAGGTTTTTTAGATCGGTTGTTCGGCCGAGGGGCCGCAAAATCTATCGAGAAAGAACGGCCGGTTGAGGAACCGAAGATCACCTTTGCACAGTTTTCCAATCCGTTCGAAGACGGCAGCGCCCGCTCTCGAAGTACCGAAACGCTGATCCGCTATACTTTCTCGGCTATGGAGGCCTGGGCCAGTGACCGGGAGGCCGCACGCTCTGTCGATGAAACACCTCTGGAGTTCGCGGGACGGATTCAAAATCAGTTTCCCGATCTTGACCCGCAGGCTTTAAGGTTGGCGGTGCTGATTGCCCGGCTGGAATATGCGCAGGGCAATTTGCCGACCAATAGTAAAGATGCTCTAAAGAATATCTGGGCACAGATGGTGAGTTAG
- a CDS encoding YncE family protein: MKSLLLVLSGFLLFASCVQSQDMPLSTILVENESWKLAKTDQLPVEKVPVLKVKIPLESPGVFGLWKDGGTLVVADKSDYHLWAYRVQYDEQKSICQLDAGDKCYAMQVAPGQKKLEVTAMASDSMNRFYAATPAGIQIFDPGARLAGVMVNPSKNPISQMGFISSGGDAEDLIIVKAGSEVFTRKLQIKSNKPVPAKK, from the coding sequence ATGAAAAGCTTGCTTTTGGTTCTAAGCGGGTTTCTACTTTTCGCGTCGTGCGTGCAGTCCCAGGATATGCCTCTATCCACGATTCTCGTCGAGAATGAGAGCTGGAAGCTGGCCAAGACCGATCAGCTACCGGTCGAAAAGGTTCCCGTTTTGAAAGTCAAGATACCTCTGGAGTCGCCTGGAGTGTTTGGGCTCTGGAAGGATGGCGGAACTCTGGTAGTCGCCGATAAATCGGACTATCACCTCTGGGCTTACCGAGTCCAGTACGATGAGCAGAAATCAATTTGCCAATTGGACGCGGGCGACAAATGCTACGCCATGCAGGTGGCCCCGGGGCAGAAGAAATTGGAAGTTACCGCGATGGCCAGCGACTCGATGAACCGTTTCTATGCGGCTACTCCGGCGGGCATTCAGATTTTCGATCCGGGAGCACGATTGGCCGGCGTGATGGTGAATCCCTCGAAGAATCCGATTTCCCAGATGGGCTTTATCAGCTCGGGCGGCGATGCGGAAGATTTGATAATCGTAAAAGCGGGGTCGGAAGTTTTCACGCGGAAGCTGCAGATCAAGTCGAATAAGCCGGTACCCGCGAAAAAGTAA